In candidate division WOR-3 bacterium, a genomic segment contains:
- a CDS encoding DUF1893 domain-containing protein yields the protein MAAGDRTPTDPLTVLENDCLSLLVVRQGTELYRSYDDGVKPLLELIDWFPGGLEGATVADRVVGACAARIFYYLRVDHVIGLTGSIPAERILHAAAISYSFRTTVVDIMNRDNTGRCPFEQLSLIYPSPRDLIPAIRAKLVELRLRRQ from the coding sequence ATGGCAGCCGGCGACCGAACCCCGACCGACCCGCTGACGGTCCTCGAGAACGACTGTCTGTCCCTGCTGGTCGTACGCCAGGGCACTGAGCTGTACCGCTCCTACGACGACGGCGTCAAGCCGCTGCTTGAACTGATTGACTGGTTCCCCGGGGGGCTTGAGGGCGCCACAGTCGCCGACCGGGTCGTCGGCGCCTGCGCCGCGCGCATCTTCTACTATCTCCGCGTCGACCACGTCATCGGCCTCACCGGTTCGATTCCGGCCGAACGGATCCTGCATGCTGCCGCGATCTCCTACTCGTTCCGTACCACGGTCGTCGACATCATGAACCGCGACAACACCGGCCGGTGCCCATTTGAGCAACTCAGCCTCATCTACCCCAGCCCGCGCGACCTCATACCGGCCATTCGCGCCAAGCTCGTAGAGCTCCGCCTCCGACGCCAGTAG